Within the Plesiomonas shigelloides genome, the region GGAGCCATGCCCAATCGCTTAGCAGCAGCCATCACGCCATTTGCCTGATAGTCACCGAACTGCGCTTTTGCAGACTGACGAACCATAGCGTCGCAATCTGCAGGAGCACCCGCTGCGATCAGCGCTTGGCTGACCTTGTCGGAAATAAGAGCCTGAATATTCACCTGATTACCTTTAATCTAATTATTGTGCACAGAGACGAATAGCGATGAAATCATGGCCATTGCCAAGCCTTATGCAGAAAGAATAATGCGTGAAACCGTGCACAGAGATAAATGTACTGAGTATCATACCTGTGCGGCAGATTCATGAAAACCCCACAAGCAGCGCGAACGCGCATGTGATGATGTTTTGAGGATAAAAGATGTCAACCCCCATTGCATGGATTAATGAGTTAACAGATCTTTCTGACAGCCTGACTGATTTTGCGGAGGAGATCACTCTTTTTGCGCAACAGCTTGGCATCTCAGTCGAAGATTATCAGGCAGATCATATTGCTGTGCGTTGTAACAGTGTGGCAACCGCCGATCGCTGGCGTAACGGTTTTTTACGTTTTGCTGATTTGTTGTCAGAAAAACAGATTAATGGCCGACCTATCTGCTTGTTTTCCCTGCATGAACCTTTGCAGGTTGGCCCATGGCAGATTGATTGCATCGAACTGCCGTATCCGAGCAACAAGCACTATGCGCGCGAAGGGTGGGAGCATCTGGAGCTGGTGGTGCCAAGTAGCGCACAAACTATCCCTGAGTTAGAACAGGCGATACAAGAAACCC harbors:
- a CDS encoding VOC family protein encodes the protein MSTPIAWINELTDLSDSLTDFAEEITLFAQQLGISVEDYQADHIAVRCNSVATADRWRNGFLRFADLLSEKQINGRPICLFSLHEPLQVGPWQIDCIELPYPSNKHYAREGWEHLELVVPSSAQTIPELEQAIQETLPSLTAVMADPAAHGVRYKASSPQAEDEQLANPTLAFSREHLTLKIHPLSIRAVIENKKTSFVTN